The Acinonyx jubatus isolate Ajub_Pintada_27869175 chromosome D1, VMU_Ajub_asm_v1.0, whole genome shotgun sequence genome includes a window with the following:
- the MS4A6A gene encoding membrane-spanning 4-domains subfamily A member 6A, giving the protein MLSRSMTNEAIAVLTPNGISFPQTREPKPTNQRQYNLKKQLKAEVKVLGAIQILCGVMVLSLGIILVSVPSSPSFTPVFSTLLKSAYPFMGGLCFVISGTLSVIMEKKSTKPLVQSSVVANILSSLCALVGFILLSVTLVAVDPAFRKCTFNKEQRKPEWTTFSYFINPYMDKQCITAKTTLTVRDMIMGKRYLQMRLAVIDINPHLVEPAHGNSVCDADLHGAGVLPGCALCHDLVETGSL; this is encoded by the exons ATGCTATCACGGTCCATGACCAATGAGGCCATTGCAGTTCTGACACCAAATGGCATCAGCTTCCCCCAAACACGGGAACCTAAACCCACCAACCAGAGGCAATACAACCTCAAGAAACAACTAAAGGCAGAGGTCAAAGTTCTTGGG GCTATTCAGATCCTGTGCGGGGTGATGGTGTTGAGTTTGGGGATCATTTTGGTATCTGTTCCGTCCTCTCCATCCTTTACCCCGGTGTTTTCCACCCTTTTGAAGTCTGCTTACCCATTCATGGGAGGCTTGTGT TTTGTCATTTCTGGAACTCTGTCAGTCATCATGGAGAAAAAGTCAACTAAGCCTTTG GTTCAGAGCAGCGTGGTTGCAAACATTCTGAGCTCTCTATGTGCTCTGGTGGGTTTCATTCTCCTCTCTGTCACGTTGGTTGCTGTGGATCCTGCCTTTCGGAAGTGTACCTTCaacaaagagcaaagaaaacCTGAATGGACTACATTTAGCTATTTTATTAACCCATATATGGACAAACAATGCATCACGGCCAAAACCACTCTGACT GTTCGTGATATGATCATGGGGAAAAGGTACCTGCAAATGAGGTTGGCAGTAATTGACATAAACCCACACTTGGTGGAGCCAGCTCATG GGAACTCTGTCTGTGATGCTGATTTACACGGCGCTGGAGTTCTGCCTGGCTGCGCTCTCTGCCATGATTTGGTGGAAACAGGCTCACTCTGA
- the LOC106977872 gene encoding high affinity immunoglobulin epsilon receptor subunit beta-like yields MSDVVATEGTAEGISTNEIQSAQVERADAPDLAQRLHSKLRDFLKKNLQSLGVAQIMIGLKCFLFGIIEIFLYCHSDLRNLLFCFYIGYPFWATASFIMSGSLTISCTRKQTKFLIEVSIGANIISTLLSSTGIILLSVNLVDIVLLECWELPACSLVKSFITNIVILQMMLTCVQIFISFSLCGLTYTVDGKEISWASALSCLIRSHSEDPYQDLLTQPETYEDLVLQDIDQVHSHP; encoded by the exons ATGAGTGATGTCGTTGCTACTGAGGGGACTGCTGAGGGCATTTCAACAAATGAAATTCAAAGTGCGCAGGTGGAACGAGCAGACGCACCCGATTTAGCTCAACGTCTACACAGCAAGCTGCGtgatttccttaaaaagaatCTGCAATCCCTGGGT GTAGCTCAGATAATGATTGGCCTGAAATGTTTCTTATTTGGGAtcattgagatttttctttactGCCACTCTGACTTAAGGAatcttttattctgcttttataTTGGTTACCCGTTCTGGGCTACAGCATCT TTCATCATGTCTGGATCTTTGACCATCTCATgtacaagaaaacaaacaaaatttctg ATCGAAGTCAGTATTGGAGCTAACATTATCAGCACACTACTTTCAAGCACTGGGATAATTCTTCTCTCCGTGAATTTAGTTGACATAGTCTTACTTGAATGCTGGGAGTTACCGGCGTGTTCGTTGGTTAAATCTTTTATAACT AATATTGTGATCCTTCAAATGATGCTGACTtgtgtgcagatttttatttCGTTCTCACTCTGTGGGCTCACTTATACCGTGGATGGCAAGGAGATCAGCTGG GCTTCTGCACTAAGTTGCTTGATCAGATCACATTCTGAAGATCCTTATCAAGACTTACTGACTCAACCTGAAACTTACGAAGATTTAGTGCTTCAAGACATAGACCAGGTTCACTCTCATCCGTGA